In a genomic window of Streptomyces noursei ATCC 11455:
- a CDS encoding ArsR/SmtB family transcription factor, which translates to MGTDTDTDAGTRTGTRTGTGAGADLAALQRPIPADAPEPLPEPERDALRLEVVMGALSDPLRMRIVRTLLLESEDFDHTCGWFGLDRPKSSLTHHFRALREAGLIRQRQYGLERRSHVRIEDLEARFPGLLTLVANWQE; encoded by the coding sequence ATGGGCACCGACACCGACACCGACGCGGGAACGCGCACAGGCACGCGCACAGGAACAGGCGCAGGCGCAGACCTCGCCGCACTCCAGCGGCCCATACCGGCCGACGCGCCCGAGCCGCTGCCGGAGCCGGAACGGGACGCCCTGCGGCTGGAGGTCGTCATGGGCGCACTGAGCGATCCACTGCGGATGCGGATCGTGCGCACCCTGCTGCTGGAGTCGGAGGACTTCGACCACACCTGCGGCTGGTTCGGCCTGGACCGCCCCAAGTCCTCGCTCACCCATCACTTCCGGGCCCTGCGGGAGGCCGGGCTGATCCGTCAGCGGCAGTACGGACTGGAGCGGCGCAGCCACGTCCGGATCGAGGACCTGGAGGCCCGTTTCCCCGGCCTGCTGACCCTGGTCGCCAACTGGCAGGAATAG